A genomic region of Arachis hypogaea cultivar Tifrunner chromosome 5, arahy.Tifrunner.gnm2.J5K5, whole genome shotgun sequence contains the following coding sequences:
- the LOC112802178 gene encoding VIN3-like protein 1: MTETKSTSKISKKQDSKKYSAPSNQLSRKQHRKGENPTRFIPTSDPPSDFGHSDSWICKNSACRAVLSKDDTFCRRCSCCICHLFDDNKDPSLWLVCTSDSAQGDSCGMSCHIECALQHEKVGVVDHGQLMQLDGSYCCASCGKVTGILGCWKKQLNIAKDARRLDVLCYRIYLSFRLLNGSLRFKQLHEIVQEAKAKLETEVGPVNGVSSKMARGIVSRLPIAGDVQKLCSLAIGKADEWLATVPSSNPESGEGSLPAACKFVFEEVTASSVKIILIGISNASSEEIKGYKLWYYKSREESHTKDPVCVFPKAQRRILISDLQPCTEYTFRIISYTDKGDLGHSEAKCFTKSIEILEKSPSSSVAIGRKKESLQTGDNSFGSKTEPSSSMVDSGFKVRDLGKLLHLAWAQEQGCLEGFCGADLRNCCAQREMIVPRNLEERFPSVSRGLDLNVASVPDLNEELTPPFESSRDEDNGCTLQQAVEPDDDAASHDLEKNCLAGSDGSGDSQIWTQGPTGEVPAVDSRVDACKKRLASSNEEAHDCDSTLMNGSPLHIADGSFSLDENFEYCVKVIRWLECQGHIKQEFRLKLLTWFSLRSTEQERRVVNTFIQTLIDDPSSLAGQLVDSFSDIISIKRARNGLCNKAVGSN, encoded by the exons ATGACAGAAACAAAGTCAACTAGCAAGATTTCCAAGAAACAGGATTCGAAAAAATATTCTGCTCCTAGCAATCAGCTTTCAAGGAAACAACATCGAAAGGGTGAAAACCCTACTCGATTCATTCCAACCTCCGACCCACCTTCTGATTTTGGACATTCTGACTCGTGGATCTGTAAGAATTCGGCTTGTAGAGCAGTTCTGTCTAAAGATGATACATTTTGTAGAAGATGTTCTTGCTGTATTTGCCACCTTTTCGATGATAACAAGGACCCTAGTCTTTGGTTGGTTTGCACATCCGACTCAGCCCAAGGTGATTCCTGTGGTATGTCTTGCCACATCGAGTGTGCTCTTCAGCATGAAAAAGTGGGAGTAGTTGATCATGGGCAACTGATGCAACTAGATGGCAGTTATTGTTGTGCATCCTGCGGCAAAGTTACCGGGATACTTGG ATGTTGGAAGAAGCAGCTAAATATAGCAAAAGATGCTCGGCGTTTAGATGTGCTGTGTTACCGGATATATTTGAGCTTCAGGCTTCTGAATGGAAGTTTAAGATTTAAACAACTTCATGAAATTGTACAAGAGGCGAAGGCTAAATTAGAAACGGAAGTTGGTCCAGTTAATGGGGTTTCTTCCAAGATGGCACGTGGCATTGTCAGCAGACTCCCTATTGCCGGTGATGTACAGAAACTCTGCTCTCTTGCTATTGGGAAAGCTGATGAATGGTTGGCCACTGTTCCCAGTTCAAATCCAGAATCCGGAG AGGGCTCCCTTCCCGCGGCCTGCAAGTTTGTTTTCGAAGAGGTAACAGCTTCATCAGTCAAAATAATTTTGATTGGAATATCAAATGCGTCTTCCGAGGAAATTAAGGGTTACAAGCTCTGGTATTACAAGAGTAGGGAGGAATCACACACAAAAGATCCTGTTTGTGTCTTTCCGAAAGCTCAGAGGAGGATTTTGATATCTGATCTCCAGCCATGCACAGAATATACTTTTAGGATTATATCTTATACCGATAAGGGCGATTTAGGTCATTCTGAGGCCAAGTGTTTCACCAAGAGCATAGAGATATTGGAAAAAAGTCCGTCTTCATCGGTTGCCATCGGCCGCAAGAAGGAGAGCCTTCAAACTGGAGACAATTCTTTTGGATCCAAAACGGAGCCGAGTTCTTCAATGGTTGATTCTGGATTTAAAGTTCGAGACCTTGGAAAACTTTTGCATCTTGCCTGGGCTCAAGAACAAGGTTGCTTGGAGGGGTTTTGCGGAGCGGATTTGAGAAATTGCTGTGCACAAAGAGAAATGATTGTGCCTCGCAATCTAGAAGAGCGGTTCCCTTCCGTTTCACGAGGCCTCGATTTAAATGTTGCTTCGGTGCCTGATTTAAATGAAGAACTTACACCTCCTTTCGAGTCTTCCAGGGACGAAGATAATGGTTGCACTTTGCAGCAGGCAGTTGAGCCGGACGACGATGCAGCCTCTCATGATCTCGAAAAAAACTGTTTGGCAGGGTCGGATGGTAGTGGTGATTCCCAAATCTGGACACAAGGGCCGACCGGAGAAGTCCCGGCTGTTGACTCTCGTGTAGATGCATGCAAGAAAAGGTTAGCAAGCTCGAACGAAGAGGCGCATGATTGTGACAGCACTCTGATGAATGGATCTCCTTTGCACATAGCGGATGGTTCGTTCTCATTGGACGAGAACTTCGAATATTGTGTGAAAGTGATTCGTTGGCTAGAATGCCAGGGTCATATTAAACAGGAGTTTCGGTTGAAGTTGCTGACATGGTTCAGTTTGAGGTCGACGGAGCAAGAACGTAGGGTGGTTAACACGTTCATTCAGACTCTGATCGATGATCCGAGTAGTTTGGCCGGGCAACTCGTCGACTCATTCTCCGATATTATATCAATCAAGAGGGCAAGAAATGGGTTGTGTAACAAAGCTGTGGGATCAAATTAA
- the LOC112802177 gene encoding ABC transporter B family member 28 isoform X2, with the protein MFTFAKQGELSVGAMASFIGYTFTLTFAVQGLVNTFGDLQGAFVAVDRINSVLSRVQVDDSLAYGLERELRQQKAVNDEKYKLFFSNSSTEKNQMHYMSALKTSSNLFSLAWLGKYTR; encoded by the exons ATGTTTACATTTGCTAAACAG GGTGAGCTCTCTGTCGGAGCTATGGCATCTTTTATTGGATATACTTTCACTTTAACATTTGCT GTTCAAGGACTGGTTAATACCTTTGGGGATCTCCAAGGAGCTTTTGTGGCCGTTGACAGGATCAACTCTGTTTTATCTAGAGTTCAAGTTGATGATTCTCTTGCCTATGGCTTAGAAAGAGAACTAAGGCAACAGAAAGCAGTGAATGATGAGAAATATAAATTATTCTTCTCTAATAGTTCAACTGAGAAAAACCAAATGCATTACATGTCGGCACTAAAAACATCTAGCAATTTGTTTAGCTTGGCTTGGCTTGGCAAATATACACGTTAA
- the LOC112802177 gene encoding ABC transporter B family member 28 isoform X1 has translation MFTFAKQVLSFQSSGIKLGTFKSFNESMTRVAVYISLISLYCLGGNKGELSVGAMASFIGYTFTLTFAVQGLVNTFGDLQGAFVAVDRINSVLSRVQVDDSLAYGLERELRQQKAVNDEKYKLFFSNSSTEKNQMHYMSALKTSSNLFSLAWLGKYTR, from the exons ATGTTTACATTTGCTAAACAG GTTCTATCTTTCCAGTCAAGTGGGATAAAGCTTGGTACTTTCAAATCATTTAATGAATCTATGACCAGGGTTGCTGTTTATATCTCTTTGATTTCATTATATTGTCTTGGAGGGAACAAA GGTGAGCTCTCTGTCGGAGCTATGGCATCTTTTATTGGATATACTTTCACTTTAACATTTGCT GTTCAAGGACTGGTTAATACCTTTGGGGATCTCCAAGGAGCTTTTGTGGCCGTTGACAGGATCAACTCTGTTTTATCTAGAGTTCAAGTTGATGATTCTCTTGCCTATGGCTTAGAAAGAGAACTAAGGCAACAGAAAGCAGTGAATGATGAGAAATATAAATTATTCTTCTCTAATAGTTCAACTGAGAAAAACCAAATGCATTACATGTCGGCACTAAAAACATCTAGCAATTTGTTTAGCTTGGCTTGGCTTGGCAAATATACACGTTAA